The genome window GTCGAGAGTCATCTTGAAGCCTGTAGGGTTGATAAAAAGATGACAGAGGGCAAGCGGTGTGCGCTCTCCCTCTGTATCTTAAAGGGTTTTAGCTAGTTTGCGGCAGCGGTTTCCGCGTTGGCCGTTTCGCCAGAAGCAGCAGCCTGACGTTCTTTCTCACGCTCAGCACGCTGCTCCTCGGTCAACACATAAAGAACGAACTGGGCACGCACCTCAGGGTGTAGGCGCACCCCGATCTCATATCGCCCCGTGGTGCGGATGGGGTCTACCAAGCCGATCTTGCGCTTATCCACCGTGATGCCAAATTTTTGCTGGATCTGTTCGGCCACATCGGCCTCGGTAACGGAACCAAAGAGCCTTGTCGAGTTTGGGCTCGTCTTTACGATGATCTCAAGCTCCGCACCGTTCAGCTTTTCGGCTTGACGCTTGGCCTCCTCCAACGCCTGTGCACCGCGTTCTTTCTCGCGTGCTAAGCGCGCCTGATGCTGTTTCAACGCGGCCCCATGCGCTAGCACCGCGAGGCGCCGTGGAAACAGATAGTTGCGGGCATAGCCATCGGCGACGTTAACGATGTCTCCGTCCTGCCCAAGTTTTGGCACGTCCCGTGTTAAGATGACTTTCATGGAAAAATCTCTCCTCAAATTCAATCGGTAAGGATAGTTCCGAACCTATCTACAGTCGGGGTAGGTTTCGAACCTACCCTACATCGGTTACGCACAGGTTGGCGGGCAGACTTTTGCCTGCCCGCCGGCAACTTCTCACCGGTTCCACTCTATTCCAACGGCCGGAACCGTGCGACGGAAAATGCCCTCTGCGCCGGCCCACAGCCACAGGTCACTATTTACCCGATAGAGCGCCTTGGCGTCAAGCCGCGTATGATTTAGATCGTAAAGGTCGAAACGGAGTCCAAATGGGTTGTTGGGCATGTAGTCGAACCCTACTCCCAGTCGCCCAGCGTAGATGCCGTAGCGTAGGAGATCGGCGCTCGTAAGGCGTTGACCGAGCTGGAGATCGAGCCGATTGGTCTCCCCCAAGTCGTAGAGACCGAGGTTTAGGACATCATGGCGACCCAAATTGAGAAAGCCGTTCACATCCACACGGGTGTAGCCAGGGCGAAAGTCGCGCGTTGCGTCTATGCGCAGGCTGGTTTGAGGAAACTTCACCGTTTTAGCCTTTTTTATCTTGCCCTGAAGATTATCGAGGATATCGTTGACCTTTTGCATGGCGGTGTCGGCCTTGGCCGTGGTGTCGGAGAGGTTTTGGATGGTCTGATGAATGCCGGCAGCGAGCTCGGGGTCACCTGCGATCTGGTGAATGTCGGCCGTGATCTGGCGGACGCTGGCCAGGGTAGAGCGGGCAAGGTCTACCGTTTCTTGAATAGAGCGTTGCAGCTGGGGGCTACTGGCCTGTTCGGTTAGTTTTCGCACGACCTCACGGGCATCATCAATGGTATTGCCAAGCTTTGTAACAAGGTCGGTCGTTGCATCGGAGAGGGCATTGAACTTAACCTGCCCGGTCTGAATAAACGCCTCAAGCTCCCGGCTAACATGCTGGGCAGTAACAGCAGCCTGCTGAGAAACAATGCGAAAGTTCTCCACCGTCTGTTTGAGATCGGCCTGTGTGCGCGGGTCACCAATAAGTCGGTTGGCCGAGGCCACTGTCTGATTAGAGGTGCGGACAAGCTGGTCGGTGTCGGTGATGAGAAGCTGAAGTTTATCGCTTAATTTGCCAAGATGACCTTGTATGGCGGTGAGGGTGCTGTTTAGATTTTGTAGCGTTTCGTCAAAATGTGGGCTGAGAGCGGCCAAGGGACTTTGCGGGGGAGCGCCTTGCACCACGGCCGTGTTATCCTTCGGCAAGGGCGGGGCCAGAGCCTGCACTTGGGGCGGGGGAACCACCTCGATCTGAGGGGTCGTGATGAGGATGCCGGAGAGAATGACGAACTGATAGTTGGAGGGAATGCTATATTTACGCTCTATCTCCAAAACCACCTTTGGACGAAATGGCACATGGTGGGTATCTATGGAGATGCTTTTGACATCGCCGATAGGCACGCCCTGCATGCGGACAATAGATTGTGGCGCCAGCCCTAAAGTATCGTCGAAATAGACCGTCACAAGATAGACGTCGGTGTGGGTATGAGATAGATAGAGCAGCCCCAAGAAGCCAAGTGCTAGCCCAATGAGGGTCAGCAATCCCACTTTTACTAACGATTTCGACTCCATTCTTATCCTCCCACTGGCCTTTGGCAGCGGTCTTTGCTTTCCCTTCAGGATAACCCTTGTGCGCTGAGCAGCAGGTCTTTTTCCGGCGCAATGAACGCCTGAACAACCGGGTTATCCGAGTGCCGTATTTCGTTTGGGGTACCGATGGCGACGATACGCCCTTCATGAAGCATGGCAATGCGATCCGAAATGGTAAAGATGGAAGGAAGATGGTGCGACACGACCACCGAGGTAACCCCTCTGCGTTTACATGTCTGCACGATGAGCTGATCGATGGTGTGTGCCGTAATGGGGTCTAGCCCGCTGGTGGGCTCGTCGTAGAAGAGAAAGGAGGGGCGCATCGCCAGCGCTCTTGCCAACCCCACACGTTTTTGCATTCCTCCGGAAAGCTGCGCAGGATAGAGGTTTTTTACGCTCTCCTCCAACCCAACGGCCTCTAGCAACTCCTTCACAAGAGCGTCTAGGTCTTCTCGGGAGATCCTCTTCTTATGACGCACTACCCCGAAGACGATGTTGTCGTACACCGTGAGCGAGTCGAAGAGAGCCGCATATTGAAACACAAGCCCCATTTTCAATCGCACCCGGTCGAGTTCACGCTCCGGCATCTTCGTGATGTCCTCTCCATCAATGAGCACTTGCCCACTCGTAGCCCTTCGCAGCCCTGTCATGATGCGCAGAAGGGTTGTCTTTCCACTGCCACTCTGCCCCATAATCGAGAGAATTTCGCCTCGGGGCACCTCTAGGT of Chthonomonas calidirosea T49 contains these proteins:
- the rplI gene encoding 50S ribosomal protein L9; amino-acid sequence: MKVILTRDVPKLGQDGDIVNVADGYARNYLFPRRLAVLAHGAALKQHQARLAREKERGAQALEEAKRQAEKLNGAELEIIVKTSPNSTRLFGSVTEADVAEQIQQKFGITVDKRKIGLVDPIRTTGRYEIGVRLHPEVRAQFVLYVLTEEQRAEREKERQAAASGETANAETAAAN
- a CDS encoding MlaD family protein, whose amino-acid sequence is MESKSLVKVGLLTLIGLALGFLGLLYLSHTHTDVYLVTVYFDDTLGLAPQSIVRMQGVPIGDVKSISIDTHHVPFRPKVVLEIERKYSIPSNYQFVILSGILITTPQIEVVPPPQVQALAPPLPKDNTAVVQGAPPQSPLAALSPHFDETLQNLNSTLTAIQGHLGKLSDKLQLLITDTDQLVRTSNQTVASANRLIGDPRTQADLKQTVENFRIVSQQAAVTAQHVSRELEAFIQTGQVKFNALSDATTDLVTKLGNTIDDAREVVRKLTEQASSPQLQRSIQETVDLARSTLASVRQITADIHQIAGDPELAAGIHQTIQNLSDTTAKADTAMQKVNDILDNLQGKIKKAKTVKFPQTSLRIDATRDFRPGYTRVDVNGFLNLGRHDVLNLGLYDLGETNRLDLQLGQRLTSADLLRYGIYAGRLGVGFDYMPNNPFGLRFDLYDLNHTRLDAKALYRVNSDLWLWAGAEGIFRRTVPAVGIEWNR
- a CDS encoding ABC transporter ATP-binding protein, encoding MSAIILKDLVYEVDGKRILDQIHLEVPRGEILSIMGQSGSGKTTLLRIMTGLRRATSGQVLIDGEDITKMPERELDRVRLKMGLVFQYAALFDSLTVYDNIVFGVVRHKKRISREDLDALVKELLEAVGLEESVKNLYPAQLSGGMQKRVGLARALAMRPSFLFYDEPTSGLDPITAHTIDQLIVQTCKRRGVTSVVVSHHLPSIFTISDRIAMLHEGRIVAIGTPNEIRHSDNPVVQAFIAPEKDLLLSAQGLS